One window of Corallococcus caeni genomic DNA carries:
- a CDS encoding cytochrome P450 gives MSSAPAKSAVPPEPPEGSEPPRVLHDEAHGIYVVSGAREVEAVLRDDSRFSAGTLGVDSFELRAPGDAAPLAARDTLLASDAPVHPHLRRQLGAAFSARNVARLEATARAGFDAVMAVSAPRGTCDVIDDVCVPVGVAVMTALLGLDEARRADVARWMRVCALCNAQSRPPWLRASFEDMTRELSEALASLPVTSEPGLLASLVAARDRGELQAAQVLDLAVTVMKGAADTTCLLVGSALLAAQRAAGEGPPAPRSAEALTLLLEAALRQDSPVQLTVREAAEEVCLAGVGIPKGTRLLLRLGATGGDPCPVSANEGASRAPRHGLAFGAGSHRCPGAGLAMMQARVILEGLWRTPGVFHVDIQAMEPHGLAALRGPRHLPLRW, from the coding sequence ATGAGCTCCGCTCCAGCCAAGAGCGCCGTGCCTCCGGAGCCTCCGGAGGGCTCGGAGCCGCCCCGGGTGCTCCACGACGAAGCCCACGGAATCTACGTCGTGAGCGGTGCCCGGGAGGTGGAGGCCGTGCTGCGCGACGACTCGCGCTTCAGCGCGGGCACGCTGGGCGTGGACAGCTTCGAGCTTCGCGCGCCCGGAGACGCCGCGCCGCTGGCGGCCCGGGACACGCTGCTCGCGTCGGATGCGCCGGTCCACCCGCACCTGCGCCGCCAGCTTGGCGCGGCGTTCTCCGCGAGGAATGTCGCGCGGCTGGAGGCCACCGCGCGGGCCGGGTTCGACGCGGTGATGGCGGTGAGCGCGCCCCGTGGGACGTGTGATGTCATCGATGACGTCTGCGTTCCGGTGGGAGTGGCGGTGATGACCGCGTTGCTCGGCCTGGACGAGGCCCGCCGGGCGGACGTCGCGCGGTGGATGCGGGTGTGCGCGCTGTGCAACGCGCAGTCGCGTCCCCCCTGGCTGCGGGCCTCCTTCGAGGACATGACCCGCGAGCTGTCGGAGGCCCTCGCATCGCTCCCGGTGACGTCGGAGCCGGGGCTCCTGGCCTCGCTCGTCGCCGCGAGGGATCGGGGCGAGCTCCAGGCCGCGCAGGTGCTGGACCTGGCGGTGACGGTGATGAAGGGCGCGGCGGACACCACCTGCCTGCTGGTGGGAAGCGCGCTGCTGGCGGCGCAACGGGCCGCGGGGGAAGGACCTCCCGCGCCCCGAAGCGCGGAGGCCCTGACCCTGCTGCTGGAAGCGGCGCTGCGGCAGGACTCGCCGGTGCAGCTCACGGTGCGGGAGGCCGCGGAGGAGGTGTGCCTCGCGGGCGTGGGGATTCCCAAGGGCACCCGGTTGCTGCTGCGGTTGGGCGCGACGGGCGGCGACCCCTGCCCGGTGTCCGCGAACGAGGGCGCCTCGCGCGCGCCACGGCATGGGTTGGCGTTCGGCGCGGGGAGCCATCGGTGTCCGGGGGCGGGGCTCGCGATGATGCAGGCCCGGGTGATCCTCGAAGGACTGTGGCGAACGCCGGGCGTGTTCCACGTCGACATCCAGGCGATGGAGCCCCATGGGCTCGCGGCCCTCCGTGGCCCCCGGCATCTGCCCCTGCGATGGTGA
- a CDS encoding acyltransferase domain-containing protein codes for MSGAVKQVLAFPGGTVLDGAWVLGLARREPVFREMLHAGDALVRQEAGWSPLLELRAEGGPRLAVSVTFPLVVGVQVAALAALRAHGVDGDAVFGVCAGEVSAAHAAGAFGWEDALRIALHGGRSLEPEAGRHRMLITWLPESECAALLATLPEGAVGIGARMEPGVTVLSGDADAVAGLERRLTAAGIRIRALPFPWGVHVRSLREGRAALEAALKGRASLPLTRPMLSGARARWFETGASVAASHWWDMLRGQVRFLDSVPALGTVGAPLLIEVGPVAEMSQLAPRLGARAISLETALTTAGALS; via the coding sequence ATGAGCGGCGCGGTGAAACAGGTGCTGGCCTTCCCGGGAGGCACGGTACTGGACGGAGCGTGGGTCCTGGGGCTCGCGCGACGGGAGCCGGTGTTCCGGGAGATGCTCCACGCGGGGGATGCGCTCGTCCGCCAGGAGGCGGGCTGGTCCCCCCTGCTGGAGCTGCGCGCGGAGGGCGGTCCCCGGCTCGCGGTGTCGGTGACGTTTCCGCTGGTGGTGGGGGTCCAGGTCGCGGCGTTGGCGGCGCTGCGCGCCCACGGCGTGGATGGGGATGCGGTCTTCGGCGTGTGCGCGGGCGAGGTCTCCGCGGCCCACGCGGCGGGGGCTTTCGGCTGGGAGGACGCGCTGCGGATCGCGCTCCACGGAGGACGGAGCCTGGAGCCCGAGGCCGGGCGTCACCGCATGTTGATCACCTGGCTGCCGGAGTCGGAGTGCGCCGCGCTGCTGGCGACGCTGCCAGAGGGCGCGGTGGGTATTGGCGCGAGGATGGAGCCGGGCGTCACGGTGCTGTCGGGAGACGCGGACGCGGTGGCGGGGCTCGAGCGGAGGCTCACGGCGGCGGGCATCCGCATCCGGGCACTGCCCTTTCCCTGGGGCGTCCACGTGCGCTCGCTGCGGGAGGGACGCGCGGCGCTCGAAGCCGCGCTGAAGGGACGTGCGTCCCTGCCCCTCACCCGGCCCATGCTGTCCGGCGCTCGGGCGCGGTGGTTCGAGACAGGAGCTTCCGTGGCGGCTTCGCATTGGTGGGACATGCTCCGCGGTCAGGTGCGCTTCCTGGACTCGGTGCCGGCCCTGGGCACGGTGGGGGCACCGCTCCTCATCGAGGTCGGCCCCGTCGCGGAGATGTCCCAGCTGGCGCCACGGCTGGGCGCGCGCGCCATCTCGCTGGAGACGGCGCTCACCACGGCGGGGGCCCTGTCATGA